One segment of Nostoc flagelliforme CCNUN1 DNA contains the following:
- a CDS encoding Fur family transcriptional regulator: protein MQKQTISTKPIRSLEDALEQCQILGMRVSRQRRFILELLWQANEHLSAREIYDRLNQQGKDIGHTSVYQNLEALSSQGIIECIERCDGRLYGNISDSHSHVNCIDTNQILDVHVELPEELIRKIEEETGVRITDYSINFVGYRNPQEE from the coding sequence ATGCAAAAACAAACAATTTCTACAAAACCAATTCGTTCCCTAGAAGATGCGCTTGAGCAGTGCCAAATTCTGGGTATGCGCGTCAGCCGTCAGCGTCGCTTTATTCTAGAATTACTTTGGCAAGCAAATGAACATCTTTCTGCTAGAGAGATTTACGATCGCTTGAACCAACAAGGTAAAGATATCGGTCATACCTCTGTTTATCAAAATTTAGAAGCATTATCCAGTCAGGGTATTATTGAGTGTATTGAACGCTGTGATGGGCGTTTGTACGGTAATATCAGTGATTCTCACAGTCATGTAAACTGTATAGATACAAATCAAATTCTTGATGTCCATGTGGAACTGCCAGAAGAGTTAATCCGCAAAATTGAAGAAGAAACAGGAGTGCGGATTACTGACTACAGTATTAATTTTGTTGGCTACCGTAACCCACAAGAGGAGTAG
- a CDS encoding DUF3685 domain-containing protein yields MSDRPLKLLLIDQDPIFRLGLRVALEAIPNLEVTGVVETGTAALQILAEIAQKDPNQVNLVVLEFGNGRSTTSQQLGLQFCRQLRALYPNLPILLLSSIQEQGLLLAAKSVGINGYCPKGTPLPELVAAMQEVADGGSYWFRDTEAITTPNSPLPSTDAINRVSPHSPLPFSKLRNNLRLSGIAHIEATLAAVTAQLQVPGLPVLDRAILAGQRRELLAAHWLLNRLLVSSQEKQEEDIPVADEPSITPWLSNAIQQRQTVPPLLSPGTLQSALFASCITKLQFPLRNVTDIPLEIDIFREDKKRELLYLILQKLAEQLDELRASQIEINQLYEVRFSLLRELWQATITDFFGKFSRMKLGNRNIEIVNYLLSNIQVVQKDILNKIPLVCELYSYLLFQTELNIDNTSYPVVSAEAKSQALMILENLLVQVANGVVQPLLNSLADVEEIKQNFYGRQLISTREIERFRNELSWKYRLKDYINEPKAVFESRYELFVIAPRGIAITSVYASRNQELVELSNIPLVVTLLLEFSDAIAPRLKSLLAVVGSGIVFILTQIIGRGLGLIGRGILQGIGNASLIEKNFRRNSDRFK; encoded by the coding sequence ATGAGCGATCGCCCTCTAAAATTATTGTTAATCGATCAAGACCCGATTTTTCGTCTGGGATTACGAGTAGCTCTAGAAGCAATTCCTAACCTGGAAGTAACAGGAGTGGTAGAAACTGGTACTGCTGCCTTGCAGATTTTAGCAGAAATTGCCCAAAAAGACCCAAATCAGGTAAATTTGGTGGTTTTGGAATTCGGTAATGGTCGCTCCACCACCAGTCAACAGCTAGGCTTACAATTCTGTCGGCAACTCAGAGCCTTATATCCCAACCTGCCAATTTTACTTCTTAGTTCTATTCAAGAACAAGGACTGCTATTGGCTGCGAAATCTGTTGGTATTAATGGCTACTGCCCCAAAGGTACACCACTTCCTGAGTTAGTCGCCGCCATGCAAGAAGTTGCAGATGGTGGTTCCTATTGGTTTCGGGACACAGAAGCAATCACAACTCCTAACTCCCCACTCCCTAGTACAGACGCGATTAATCGCGTCTCTCCCCACTCCCCACTCCCTTTTTCCAAACTGCGAAATAATTTACGTTTGTCAGGAATTGCTCACATTGAAGCTACCTTAGCCGCAGTAACAGCACAATTACAAGTTCCCGGACTACCAGTATTAGATCGAGCAATTCTAGCTGGACAACGGCGAGAACTGCTAGCGGCTCATTGGTTGCTAAATCGGTTGTTGGTTTCATCACAAGAAAAGCAAGAGGAAGATATTCCCGTTGCTGATGAGCCGTCTATAACTCCTTGGTTGAGTAATGCCATTCAACAAAGGCAAACTGTGCCACCTTTACTTAGTCCGGGAACACTACAATCTGCATTATTTGCATCTTGTATTACTAAACTTCAGTTTCCTTTACGAAATGTCACAGATATACCTTTAGAAATCGACATATTTCGTGAAGATAAAAAACGAGAATTACTTTATCTTATCCTGCAAAAACTAGCTGAACAGTTGGATGAATTACGTGCTTCTCAAATAGAGATAAATCAATTATATGAGGTAAGGTTTAGCTTATTACGCGAGTTATGGCAAGCAACAATTACAGATTTTTTTGGCAAGTTCTCTCGAATGAAATTAGGAAATAGAAATATAGAAATTGTTAATTATTTATTATCAAATATACAAGTTGTGCAAAAAGATATTCTTAATAAAATTCCGCTAGTTTGTGAGTTGTATTCGTATCTACTGTTTCAAACAGAATTGAACATTGATAATACCTCCTATCCAGTAGTCAGTGCTGAAGCAAAGTCCCAAGCATTAATGATTTTAGAGAACTTGTTGGTTCAGGTAGCGAATGGGGTAGTGCAACCACTGCTAAATTCTTTAGCAGATGTAGAGGAAATTAAGCAAAATTTTTATGGGCGGCAATTGATTTCCACAAGAGAAATTGAACGATTTAGAAATGAGTTGTCGTGGAAATATCGATTAAAAGATTATATAAATGAACCAAAAGCCGTTTTTGAAAGCCGCTACGAACTATTTGTAATTGCGCCTCGTGGTATTGCCATTACTTCAGTTTATGCTTCTCGAAATCAGGAGTTAGTAGAACTTTCTAATATTCCTTTAGTAGTGACATTGCTTTTAGAATTTAGTGATGCGATCGCACCGCGTTTAAAATCACTATTAGCTGTTGTAGGTAGTGGTATAGTCTTCATTCTCACCCAAATAATTGGTAGAGGTTTAGGTTTAATCGGTCGTGGTATTCTTCAAGGTATTGGTAATGCTTCGTTAATAGAAAAGAATTTTAGACGAAATAGCGATCGATTCAAGTGA
- a CDS encoding dihydrolipoyl dehydrogenase family protein, with amino-acid sequence MTIDYDVVIIGSSLAGYYAALAATQLRATVALVEPKVDYGFTARHALSEIGKLAQKLNDAASFGIHARHTDTSEECHISMAWQEAMLYAQCIASNLKEQHSSGILAALGVDIIVGSGQFQSSPQLAFAVNNRLLRARTYLLASGSRPQIPEIEGLQATGYLTLSNLWQSLQGGTLPKNWVIIGGIPQSIEIAQTLARFGCSVTLVVKHSYVLPNIDPEIAILLQAQLEVEGVRVLTERRVTQVRLIENKKWIQAGDKAIETDEILVVTGQQPNLESLNLATVGVKWHRRSLVVNDKLQTTNHRIYACGDVIGGYDFANIANYEAKIALNNALFFPRLQVDYRSIPWAMFSVPMVAQVGLTEAQAKRLFSQDEVLVLRQYFKTVAAAQIRDETTGICKLIVLKNGEILGASILGAEAGELINLIALAMSQKIKVKDLANLSPVYPSFSEILEQAAREWSKQRLNSNIALQEFLEGFFHFRRNWNL; translated from the coding sequence ATGACTATTGACTACGATGTTGTAATTATTGGCAGCAGTCTTGCTGGATACTACGCTGCTCTTGCTGCAACCCAACTACGTGCTACAGTTGCCCTGGTGGAACCCAAAGTAGACTATGGGTTTACTGCTCGGCATGCTCTTAGCGAAATTGGTAAACTGGCGCAGAAGTTGAATGATGCTGCTAGTTTTGGTATTCATGCCAGACATACTGATACCTCAGAAGAATGTCATATATCTATGGCATGGCAAGAAGCTATGCTGTATGCTCAATGCATCGCCTCAAATCTCAAAGAACAGCATTCTTCAGGCATCCTAGCCGCGTTGGGGGTAGATATCATTGTTGGCAGTGGTCAATTTCAATCTTCACCCCAACTAGCTTTTGCCGTTAACAATCGCCTATTACGCGCCCGTACTTATTTGTTAGCCAGTGGTTCGCGTCCACAAATTCCAGAGATAGAAGGATTGCAAGCCACTGGCTACCTAACCCTATCTAATCTTTGGCAATCCTTACAGGGAGGGACATTACCCAAAAATTGGGTCATTATTGGCGGAATTCCCCAAAGCATTGAAATCGCTCAAACTTTAGCGCGGTTTGGTTGCAGTGTGACGTTGGTAGTCAAGCATTCCTATGTTCTACCCAATATTGACCCTGAGATAGCCATATTGCTTCAGGCACAGTTAGAAGTCGAAGGTGTGCGCGTCCTCACCGAAAGACGAGTAACTCAGGTGAGGCTAATTGAGAATAAAAAGTGGATTCAAGCAGGAGATAAAGCTATTGAAACTGATGAGATTTTAGTGGTGACTGGACAACAGCCGAATCTTGAATCTCTAAATTTGGCAACAGTAGGTGTGAAATGGCATCGGCGTAGCTTGGTAGTGAATGATAAACTGCAAACCACTAATCACCGCATTTACGCTTGTGGTGATGTAATTGGTGGTTACGACTTTGCCAATATCGCTAATTATGAAGCAAAAATTGCCCTGAACAATGCACTATTTTTCCCCAGGTTACAAGTAGATTATCGCTCTATTCCTTGGGCGATGTTTTCTGTGCCGATGGTGGCGCAAGTAGGTTTGACAGAGGCACAGGCAAAACGCTTATTTAGTCAAGATGAAGTTTTAGTTTTGCGACAATATTTTAAAACAGTGGCAGCAGCCCAAATTCGGGACGAAACCACTGGTATCTGTAAATTAATTGTGCTAAAGAACGGCGAAATTTTGGGAGCTTCAATATTGGGGGCAGAAGCTGGAGAGTTGATTAATTTGATTGCTTTGGCAATGTCCCAAAAAATTAAAGTCAAAGATTTAGCAAATTTATCTCCCGTCTATCCGAGTTTTTCAGAAATTTTGGAACAAGCTGCAAGAGAGTGGAGTAAGCAAAGGTTAAATAGCAATATTGCTTTGCAAGAGTTTTTAGAAGGCTTCTTCCATTTCCGCCGCAATTGGAATTTATGA
- a CDS encoding diacylglycerol/polyprenol kinase family protein, producing the protein MTNNDFIGLAISYVYAISLLVIGEGLRRLFGVKPDLTRKVIHIGAGMWVFGVLLLFNHWEIGIIPFASFIGLNYLFYRYRVIGAMDTQDSSPGTVYFAISVTLLFGLLWRPDGPVDSVAIAVAGIMAMTWGDALAALIGRRFGQHKYQVGNSVRSWEGSAAMFVASTVVIFLVLLLLPGSSLSPLAKPFSLAWALLTAVITATFATLAEAVSPHGTDNLSVPLVAAGVVWIVMQGF; encoded by the coding sequence ATGACTAACAATGATTTTATCGGGCTAGCAATTTCTTATGTTTATGCTATTAGTCTGCTCGTTATTGGCGAGGGACTGCGTAGGCTGTTTGGTGTAAAGCCGGATTTGACCCGCAAGGTAATCCATATTGGTGCAGGGATGTGGGTTTTCGGTGTTCTGCTACTGTTTAACCACTGGGAAATCGGAATTATACCTTTTGCTAGCTTTATCGGACTCAACTACCTGTTTTACCGCTACCGGGTCATCGGCGCAATGGATACCCAGGATAGCTCCCCTGGTACAGTTTATTTCGCTATCTCAGTGACGCTACTTTTCGGGCTACTATGGCGACCAGATGGGCCAGTAGATAGCGTTGCGATCGCAGTAGCTGGGATAATGGCGATGACCTGGGGTGATGCACTAGCAGCATTAATCGGTAGGCGCTTCGGGCAGCATAAATACCAAGTGGGAAATTCTGTGCGTTCTTGGGAAGGTTCAGCAGCAATGTTTGTAGCGAGTACAGTAGTGATTTTCTTAGTGCTGTTGCTGCTACCAGGTTCCTCGCTCAGTCCCCTAGCAAAACCTTTTAGTTTGGCATGGGCCTTATTGACGGCAGTAATAACTGCTACTTTTGCCACCCTAGCAGAGGCAGTCTCACCCCACGGTACAGATAATCTCAGCGTGCCTCTGGTAGCGGCAGGAGTAGTTTGGATAGTAATGCAGGGATTTTAA